From Terriglobia bacterium, a single genomic window includes:
- a CDS encoding PA2169 family four-helix-bundle protein, whose product MATEEKDVRSVLNDLIETCKDGEQGFRTSAEKAKESSLKTLFAKYASQRADYARELQFLVTQMGGDPATSGHVAGTLHRGWLNLKEALTKNEDKALIDECEAGEDAAVKSYREARGKGLPADVAAVVQRQASGVEEAHRTISDLKHGRTATAGSRL is encoded by the coding sequence ATGGCAACTGAAGAAAAAGATGTACGCAGCGTTTTGAACGATTTGATCGAGACATGTAAGGACGGCGAGCAAGGATTTCGGACATCCGCGGAGAAAGCGAAAGAGAGCTCGCTGAAGACCCTTTTCGCGAAATATGCTTCTCAGCGTGCGGACTACGCTCGAGAACTTCAATTTTTGGTGACGCAGATGGGCGGCGACCCGGCGACTTCCGGGCACGTGGCGGGAACTCTGCATCGCGGCTGGCTCAACCTGAAAGAAGCGCTGACGAAAAATGAAGACAAGGCACTTATCGACGAGTGCGAAGCGGGTGAAGACGCCGCGGTGAAAAGCTACCGGGAAGCGCGTGGCAAAGGGCTACCGGCGGATGTCGCAGCCGTTGTCCAGCGGCAGGCATCAGGCGTGGAGGAGGCCCATAGGACCATCAGCGATCTAAAACACGGCCGCACGGCAACGGCAGGCAGCAGACTTTAG